A genome region from Pseudoalteromonas tetraodonis includes the following:
- a CDS encoding serine hydrolase domain-containing protein → MIQLKNKKALTLLRIAALIVTLTSIYIFAPWQFALYYFHPLPANVQAQTQEAIEQGVDGIIVYIHKQGLQPEYFTNGWHNREHKIPAYPSALFKIGSIRKLYDAAALTKLSAAGRIDVDKTLADYLPSLIGRIENADKITLRMMVKHKSGIPNYTDTDNFDWSITYPDPLALVLDKPADFSPDADYGYSNTNYLLLRKIMSNVLGYDHNQYIKDEILTPLGLTHTFSSVHEINLVDLMSGYYVGYENDFKALDQGYVATAQDVGDFIFALNKGTFFDEQEQALYASLYKYEHTGWVLGYSSIARYYKDIDTVVVQFINTNGDDTVMLTEIIYNRIIDILTAQQ, encoded by the coding sequence CTCTTACTAGCATATACATTTTTGCCCCTTGGCAGTTTGCTTTATATTACTTTCACCCACTGCCCGCTAATGTTCAAGCACAAACACAAGAGGCTATTGAACAAGGAGTCGATGGCATTATTGTGTATATTCATAAACAAGGACTGCAACCTGAATATTTTACAAATGGTTGGCATAATAGAGAGCACAAAATACCCGCTTACCCTAGTGCACTTTTTAAAATTGGCAGCATTCGAAAGTTATATGATGCAGCAGCTTTAACTAAACTTTCAGCCGCTGGACGTATTGATGTAGATAAAACACTGGCTGATTATCTTCCATCGTTAATTGGACGCATTGAAAACGCAGATAAAATAACACTACGAATGATGGTAAAACACAAAAGTGGCATACCCAATTACACAGACACTGATAATTTCGATTGGTCAATCACCTACCCTGACCCACTTGCATTAGTACTCGATAAACCCGCTGATTTTAGCCCTGATGCTGACTATGGCTATTCTAATACCAATTATTTGTTGCTGCGAAAAATTATGTCTAACGTGCTGGGTTATGATCATAACCAATATATTAAAGATGAAATTTTAACGCCTCTGGGCCTAACGCATACGTTTTCATCTGTACATGAAATCAATTTAGTAGATTTGATGAGTGGTTACTACGTAGGTTATGAGAATGATTTTAAAGCACTCGATCAAGGCTATGTGGCAACCGCACAAGATGTAGGCGACTTTATTTTTGCTTTAAACAAAGGCACTTTTTTCGACGAACAAGAGCAAGCTTTGTATGCATCACTTTATAAGTATGAACACACAGGTTGGGTATTAGGGTATTCAAGCATTGCTCGTTATTATAAAGATATCGATACAGTCGTTGTGCAGTTTATAAATACTAATGGCGATGATACTGTGATGCTCACAGAAATAATTTATAATCGGATTATTGATATTTTAACTGCGCAGCAATAG
- the gloA gene encoding lactoylglutathione lyase: MRLLHTMLRVADLDKSIAFYTQVLGMKELRRADNEEYRYTLAFVGYGDETDTTVLELTYNWDTDSYDLGNAYGHIAIEFDDIYKACADIKAAGGNVSREPGPVKGGTTEIAFVKDPDGYSIELIQKKENMNKF; the protein is encoded by the coding sequence ATGCGTTTACTACACACCATGTTACGGGTTGCAGATCTAGATAAATCAATTGCGTTTTATACTCAAGTACTTGGTATGAAAGAGTTACGCCGTGCTGATAACGAAGAGTACCGCTATACCCTCGCCTTTGTAGGCTACGGTGATGAAACTGACACAACAGTGCTTGAACTGACCTATAACTGGGATACCGACAGCTATGATTTAGGCAATGCCTATGGTCATATCGCGATTGAGTTTGATGATATCTATAAAGCCTGTGCTGATATCAAGGCCGCTGGCGGTAACGTAAGCCGTGAACCAGGTCCAGTAAAGGGTGGCACAACAGAAATAGCGTTTGTAAAAGATCCAGATGGCTACTCAATTGAACTTATTCAGAAAAAAGAAAATATGAATAAATTTTAG
- a CDS encoding DksA/TraR family C4-type zinc finger protein: MASGWARDGAIQDQIDASVNDAVQYARSNLVSGASAELCEECDEPIPQARRLALPGVKYCVSCQVELEGKGALSKGLNRRGSKDSQLR; encoded by the coding sequence ATGGCAAGTGGATGGGCACGCGATGGTGCAATTCAAGATCAAATCGACGCCAGCGTTAATGATGCTGTGCAATATGCTAGAAGTAACTTAGTTTCTGGAGCCAGTGCCGAGCTATGTGAAGAATGTGATGAACCAATACCACAGGCACGAAGACTTGCGTTACCAGGTGTTAAGTATTGTGTAAGCTGCCAAGTTGAACTAGAAGGTAAAGGCGCACTTTCTAAAGGGCTTAATCGGCGTGGCAGTAAAGATAGTCAATTACGATAA
- a CDS encoding response regulator, which produces MSKNIFNEAKILIVEEQPLAQSYMKQSLEKIGFGHMRFADHALAAKEQCLHEEFDLVICSFNLSKRQDGYQLYEELRAKALIKHSTGFIFTSAETSGELVHSVLELQPDDFLVKPFSVQELRVRIERILKRKSDLKAIYTLIDDDNQSKALKQINAQLDKSNKYSPILLRLKGNILLALKQNQEAKDFFKSVLNIQKFAWAKVGLVEALIANNEHILAQRMLKTMLERNETRLVALDLLGRLEIKLNQFELAQEFLSQAAHIAPRNIDRQKSLNSVSLINRDYETSYLTQKDIATFAKYSMHDSPDIYLNAARAGIDFALTTDQTDQINRISRQTNKYINELKTQFPTSNAQTQIDVLNARLYYLKDEHKKAKQLIEQLDDSDTQIRSVDGALDKAKALHELGFHQKAQALFSQIIDHCERHPSRSDATYLRYIQQQQSERRDIKMGPKELNNHAVKQFERGQLNVALEAFSQAFRVMPHNPSIALNLLQCLVDKSKKQGGSFNSLLAQKCFKLLKKSPLAEEQSERFDKLLQIAKEMKLEIS; this is translated from the coding sequence ATGTCTAAAAATATTTTTAATGAAGCAAAAATACTGATTGTAGAGGAGCAGCCACTTGCTCAAAGCTACATGAAACAGTCGCTCGAAAAAATTGGCTTTGGACATATGCGTTTTGCAGATCATGCTCTAGCGGCAAAAGAACAATGCTTACATGAAGAATTTGACTTGGTAATTTGCTCTTTTAATCTAAGCAAACGCCAAGATGGCTACCAGCTTTATGAAGAATTACGCGCTAAAGCATTAATAAAACACTCTACTGGGTTTATTTTTACATCTGCGGAAACTAGCGGAGAGTTAGTTCACAGTGTGTTAGAACTTCAACCCGATGACTTTTTAGTAAAACCTTTCTCTGTACAAGAGCTAAGAGTGCGCATAGAGCGTATTCTCAAACGCAAAAGCGACTTAAAAGCTATATACACTTTAATTGATGATGATAACCAGTCTAAAGCATTAAAACAAATTAATGCTCAGCTTGATAAAAGTAATAAATACAGCCCTATTCTGCTTAGATTAAAAGGTAATATTTTACTGGCGCTAAAACAAAACCAAGAAGCGAAAGACTTTTTTAAATCAGTTTTGAATATTCAAAAGTTTGCATGGGCAAAAGTAGGATTGGTAGAAGCCTTAATTGCTAACAATGAGCATATTTTGGCTCAACGCATGCTTAAAACAATGCTTGAACGTAATGAAACTCGACTAGTTGCATTAGACTTATTAGGGCGTTTAGAAATAAAATTAAACCAGTTTGAGTTAGCTCAAGAGTTTTTAAGTCAAGCAGCCCATATTGCCCCGCGTAATATAGACCGTCAAAAGTCACTGAACAGCGTATCGCTCATTAATAGAGATTATGAAACCAGCTACTTAACTCAAAAGGATATTGCCACTTTTGCTAAGTACTCTATGCATGATAGCCCAGACATTTATTTAAATGCCGCTCGTGCTGGGATTGATTTTGCACTAACCACAGATCAAACTGACCAAATAAACAGAATTTCCCGTCAAACAAATAAATATATTAATGAGCTAAAAACACAATTCCCAACCAGTAATGCACAAACTCAAATCGATGTGCTCAATGCGCGCCTTTATTATTTAAAAGATGAACATAAAAAAGCGAAACAGTTGATTGAACAACTTGATGACAGCGATACTCAAATACGTTCAGTCGATGGTGCCCTAGATAAAGCAAAAGCATTACATGAATTAGGTTTTCATCAGAAGGCGCAAGCGCTATTTAGCCAAATTATTGATCATTGCGAACGCCACCCAAGTAGGAGCGACGCGACGTACTTGCGTTATATACAGCAACAGCAAAGTGAAAGACGTGATATTAAAATGGGGCCGAAGGAACTTAACAATCATGCAGTTAAACAGTTTGAGCGTGGCCAGTTAAATGTTGCTTTAGAGGCATTCAGCCAAGCCTTTAGGGTCATGCCACACAACCCAAGTATCGCACTTAACTTATTACAGTGTTTAGTGGATAAATCAAAAAAACAGGGGGGCTCTTTCAATAGTCTATTGGCTCAAAAGTGCTTTAAACTATTAAAAAAATCACCCTTAGCAGAAGAGCAATCAGAGCGGTTCGATAAACTACTTCAGATTGCTAAAGAAATGAAACTAGAGATTAGCTAG
- the msrB gene encoding peptide-methionine (R)-S-oxide reductase MsrB: protein MLKWNDIVNFANHGNPTPVQKVVKTDQQWRELLNEEQYYVTRKKGTERPNSSTSCTLLEPGKYVCVCCDNLLFDADEKFDSGTGWPSFTQPATVDAIGYVMDNSHGMERVEVVCNVCDAHLGHIFPDGPLPSGLRYCVNALAMKKL from the coding sequence ATGTTGAAATGGAATGATATTGTTAATTTTGCCAACCATGGCAATCCGACTCCGGTTCAAAAAGTAGTTAAAACAGATCAGCAATGGCGTGAACTGTTAAACGAAGAGCAATATTACGTGACCCGTAAAAAAGGCACAGAGCGCCCAAATAGTTCAACTAGTTGCACACTATTAGAACCGGGAAAGTACGTGTGTGTGTGTTGTGACAACCTACTGTTTGATGCGGATGAAAAGTTTGATAGTGGCACAGGATGGCCTTCATTTACACAACCTGCAACGGTTGATGCGATAGGGTATGTAATGGATAACAGCCATGGCATGGAGCGAGTTGAAGTTGTTTGTAATGTGTGTGATGCGCACTTAGGGCATATTTTCCCTGATGGCCCACTTCCTTCCGGCTTGCGCTACTGTGTAAACGCACTGGCAATGAAAAAGCTCTAG
- a CDS encoding DUF2919 domain-containing protein — protein MSRYGPEYWDKYGSYRTPIAFHLSILVLLRAYFIWVIAALSRRPELDLMSLFFKSKNDFFIAIAIGAVAIVPTILFCLRRPRDSHQATKRLARVWRYMRWPLITCALIDLSWLSIQAAHSHYRFSLFLAIQMVIVLWVLWYLAKSRYLSVFFSDWPEPTEKATDKK, from the coding sequence GTGAGCCGTTATGGACCTGAATACTGGGATAAATATGGCAGCTATCGTACGCCAATAGCGTTTCATTTGAGTATTTTAGTGTTACTGCGGGCCTATTTTATTTGGGTGATTGCCGCGCTGAGCCGTCGTCCTGAACTTGATCTAATGTCATTGTTTTTTAAATCAAAAAATGATTTTTTTATTGCCATAGCGATTGGTGCTGTGGCAATTGTACCCACTATTTTGTTTTGTTTACGCAGACCCAGAGACTCGCATCAAGCTACGAAACGGTTAGCGCGTGTTTGGCGATACATGCGTTGGCCACTTATTACTTGCGCGCTAATAGACTTGTCGTGGTTAAGTATCCAGGCGGCACATAGCCATTATCGCTTTTCACTGTTTTTAGCCATACAAATGGTGATTGTATTGTGGGTATTGTGGTATTTGGCAAAAAGTCGTTATTTAAGTGTTTTTTTTAGTGATTGGCCCGAGCCGACAGAAAAAGCAACCGATAAAAAGTAA